A single genomic interval of Mangifera indica cultivar Alphonso chromosome 5, CATAS_Mindica_2.1, whole genome shotgun sequence harbors:
- the LOC123216761 gene encoding charged multivesicular body protein 7, producing MGSSSVSEFITNEVPDWSDDVVTSARFKAFSGQRSDWEPKFQFWRDLILKIACHFDLLIIHPSKIKNEWFNRGGLTPLCLDHVLFVMYNEGDIIRSADLVDPTSGRLSQLFWKVRRLVAGTTIPPEVLLKDHVIFATLMKDKAGEVVKCLSESHWTSSCIITMKKFQDMCGGKDEASAVLSYLSGCGKAQYLSITKKDYIEGLKVSLSPASVSSISSFDCDVLHLVWTMEKLQQQLDVTDRQYEMSRKSALTSLQSGNKTVALRHAKQLKLAKESREKCTSLLNRVEEVLCVIENSESTKKVSEAIQIGAQAIKKNKINVEEVQICLEELEHSIDMQKQVEKVLESAPLDPEIDDEDIEEEFKKLQLEVESENSRVLIPKTGLNEAARETLSSESTESLSAAFSSLGLGDGPARASASGIQSSVEPFSNKESDSRMPEAA from the exons ATGGGCTCCAGTTCGGTGAGTGAATTCATAACGAATGAAGTACCTGATTGGAGTGACGACGTGGTAACGTCTGCCAGATTCAAAGCGTTTAGCGGACAAAGATCTGATTGGGAACCCAAATTCCAGTTTTGGAGAGATTTGATTCTCAAAATCGCTTGCCATTTCGACCTTCTGATCATTCACCCATCCAAG ATAAAGAACGAGTGGTTTAATCGAGGAGGGTTGACACCTTTATGTCTTGACCATGTACTG TTTGTAATGTATAATGAAGGTGACATTATTCGAAGTGCGGACCTTGTGGATCCAACTAGTGGACGACTGTCCCAGTTGTTTTGGAAAGTTAGAAGATTGGTCGCCGGAACAACAATTCCTCCAGAAGTTTTGCTCAAAGATCATGTTATTTTTGCAACACTTATGAAG GATAAAGCTGGTGAAGTTGTCAAATGTTTATCTGAAAGTCATTGGACTTCTTCGTGCATTATTACAATGAAGAAGTTCCAGGACATGTGTGGAGGAAAAGATGAAGCATCTGCAGTCTTGAGTTATTTGTCAGGATGTGGAAAAGCACAGTATTTATCAATCACTAAGAAAGACTATATAGAG GGTCTAAAAGTCTCCCTTTCACCGGCATCAGTTTCCAGTATCTCAAGTTTTGATTGTGATGTATTGCACCTGGTTTGGACAATGGAGAAGCTTCAGCAACAGCTTGACGTTACTGACAGACAGTATGAGAT GTCTAGAAAATCAGCATTAACTTCCTTGCAGTCTGGAAACAAGACAGTGGCTCTGAGACATGCAAAGCAGTTAAAGTTGGCCAAAGAGAGTAGAGAAAAATGTACATCACTTTTGAACAGAGTGGAGGAAGTTCTATGTGTTATTGAAAATTCAGAATCTacaaaaaag GTCTCTGAGGCAATCCAAATTGGAGCACAagcaataaagaaaaataagatcaaTGTGGAGGAAGTTCAAATCTGTTTAGAAGAACTTGAGCACAGCATTGATATGCAAAAGCAAGTTGAGAAAGTGCTAG AATCAGCTCCATTGGACCCAGAAATTGATGATGAAGACATTGAAGAGGAATTCAAGAAATTACAGTTGGAAGTTGAAAGTGAAAATTCTCGAGTTCTGATCCCAAAAACCGGCCTTAATGAAGCAGCAAGAGAGACATTATCTTCAGAATCCACTGAATCATTGAGTGCTGCATTTTCAAGTCTTGGGCTTGGGGATGGTCCTGCTAGGGCTTCAGCATCGGGGATTCAATCCTCTGTGGAACCATTCAGCAACAAAGAATCAGACAGTCGCATGCCTGAAGCAGCTTAG
- the LOC123216764 gene encoding cytochrome P450 709B2-like, translating to MDYLGMILVAVTVVVVSKIFQAWKMIFWRPYVVIKRFRRQGIMGPRYSLLSGSLDEMKKLRKAALETVLDTKSHDITERVVPHCNIWTLEYGETFLYWYGIQPRLCISDPNLAKHILSDKLGFYDKPKARPSVEKLAGRRGLALINGLDWVRHRKIVNPAFTIEKLKLMMKGMTSCTISMLDNWENQTTKTNKKIDVYEEFKTLLADIIAHTAFGSSFAEGKEAFRAQIELQQFCAASSADIFIPGSQYLPTPSNIQVWKLDKKVKSTLRNIIESRLNTPKDTKNSDGYGDDLIGVMIENSEMVDQSGSGPKLNMDEIVEECKTFFFAGHETTANCLTWTIFLLSLHQEWQTKLREEILNECGTGSPDVDMLAQLKLVNMVLLESLRLYCPVIRVFRQAKKDTKIGNLMIPKGTCVEIPVVQIHRSKKYWGEDANEFNPLRFINGISKATEYPHAMLAFGMGPRVCIGQNFAMLATKTAITLMLQKFSFSLSSVYKHTPMDGLILQPQYGLPVIVKPLC from the exons ATGGATTATCTTGGTATGATACTAGTCGCTGTCACAGTTGTTGTTGTGAGTAAAATTTTTCAAGCATGGAAGATGATCTTCTGGAGGCCTTATGTGGTGATCAAAAGATTTCGACGACAAGGAATTATGGGACCTCGTTATTCACTTCTTTCAGGTTCTCTTGATGAAATGAAGAAGCTGAGAAAGGCTGCACTGGAAACGGTGTTAGATACTAAATCACATGATATTACAGAGAGGGTTGTCCCGCACTGTAACATTTGGACGTTAGAATATG GGGAGACTTTTCTGTATTGGTATGGAATCCAGCCAAGGCTTTGCATTTCAGACCCCAATCTGGCCAAACATATACTATCAGACAAGCTGGGTTTCTATGACAAACCAAAAGCAAGGCCTTCTGTAGAAAAACTAGCCGGCCGGAGAGGACTGGCTTTAATTAATGGATTAGATTGGGTCAGACACAGAAAGATAGTAAATCCTGCCTTCACCATTGAGAAGCTCaag CTCATGATGAAGGGAATGACATCATGTACCATATCCATGCTTGACAATTGGGAAAACCAGACTACCAAAACTAACAAAAAGATTGACGTATATGAGGAATTCAAAACTTTACTTGCCGATATAATTGCCCACACGGCCTTTGGAAGTAGCTTTGCGGAAGGGAAGGAGGCCTTCAGAGCTCAAATTGAGCTTCAGCAGTTCTGTGCGGCTTCAAGTGCTGACATTTTCATTCCTGGCAGCCA ATATCTACCTACCCCGTCCAATATACAGGTGTGGAAGCTTGATAAGAAGGTGAAAAGCACACTAAGAAACATCATAGAGAGTAGATTGAATACTCCTAAAGATACCAAAAATTCAGATGGATACGGAGATGATCTAATTGGTGTAATGATTGAAAACTCAGAAATGGTTGATCAAAGTGGATCTGGTCCCAAGTTAAACATGGATGAGATTGTGGAAGAATGCAAAACATTCTTCTTCGCAGGACATGAAACCACAGCCAATTGCTTGACCTGGACCATTTTCTTGTTGAGTCTACATCAAGAATGGCAAACAAAACTTAGAGAAGAAATATTAAATGAATGTGGGACGGGGTCCCCTGATGTTGATATGTTAGCCCAGTTAAAGTTG GTGAACATGGTTTTGCTGGAGTCTTTAAGGCTTTATTGCCCAGTAATAAGAGTATTCAGGCAGGCAAAAAAAGATACAAAGATCGGGAATTTAATGATTCCAAAAGGTACCTGTGTTGAAATACCTGTGGTGCAGATTCACAGGAGTAAAAAATACTGGGGAGAAGAcgcaaatgaattcaatccactCAGATTTATTAATGGGATATCCAAAGCTACAGAATACCCACATGCCATGCTTGCTTTTGGAATGGGTCCAAGAGTTTGTATTGGTCAAAACTTCGCAATGCTGGCAACGAAGACGGCAATTACATTGATGCTccaaaagttttctttttcgCTATCCTCAGTGTATAAACACACACCCATGGACGGCCTAATTCTGCAGCCACAATATGGCCTCCCCGTTATTGTAAAACCTTTGTGCTAA
- the LOC123216758 gene encoding meiosis-specific protein ASY3: MNNCQSFSSNYHPSSQSRKISIGITADSLAKKKPAAAKEGETAVLKADNINPYKEISTAANKTSEGAKTAAAEKQTKAKGQVNYPWITTRSLDQNGTTSETPKCRKQGSTRPTTGGRQKKINGLKDAQMIHSIQFFPNKSFILQSGESNRNIFDGMTYKRKGRKNINSKCAEEFTFAATQEVLASDEAVKADKTENPDNGPTETLRMKLWQILGTASSPKSQCFNPQAAEVVADRLKLEKAVDQIGEAAIRPRQNSDTIETDSESPNQPTSRPLTWSLTGKKCKVRKTKTKISPSSSYKQKYQKKNIFSFEEGWSAKLDGATHFGSSMSTRKRSHLKGSSIKPRKISFSRKDNADEPQQASYSTELPCAEKTSLNNKVENFHGCMPEDGEDCGKSKNAVPASDFHESPKNVVPAAVFHESPKNAIPAEVFHESPQPKKMSQKGDFDNPALTENLDQPEDSGKSSSKNVVDPQNEIQSPTTAFKTPITSPLPWSTPRTEKMEKDICSPALEERRYNTGSIRSFRTLRFSKSDCSGSYAETESPDDAKKLKDSPPRKTSQVKGKYDSENGQAEFPSDGAEDDLVGCSSEDEDLGNFREGHKENSPETGTAEKSNFMHCPTKRLCGHGGISVDEFSAPLPSPKGIGETEWFQDTPEQNQVDDLARAVALFAFALDNFRRKMDSETRKKSSEILTSISEGIYLQLQDVESEIHTDVGKLTSVSKSKRKRLETRFEDLREQLELICKKFREEIHHRLQNFSSTLKALEAYQIELKGTVKRQRTSHQKLLLQLQEQVETQLSDAQRRITTIHESARKKRLQLKLFIGECLKGGNF; encoded by the exons ATGAACAACTGTCAGAGTTTTAGCAGCAATTACCATCCATCAAGCCAATCTAGAAAGATTTCAATTGGAATTACAGCGGACTCATTAGCCAAGAAAAAACCCGCAGCTGCAAAGGAAGGCGAGACCGCAGTTCTGAAGGCTGATAATATAAATCCTTACAAAGAAATTTCCACAGCAGCAAACAAAACGAGTGAGGGTGCCAAAACTGCCGCTGCAGAGAAACAAACTAAAGCTAAAGGGCAGGTGAACTACCCATGGATAACCACTCGATCCTTGGACCAAAATGGTACAACTTCAGAGACGCCCAAGTGCAGAAAACAAGGTTCCACTAGACCAACTACTGGTGGGAGGCAGAAAAAGATCAACGGACTAAAGGATGCACAAATGATACATTCGATTCAGTTTTTTCCCAACAAGTCCTTTATTTTACAGTCCGGAGAGAGTAATCGAAATATATTTGACGGCATGACCTACAAAAGGAAAGGAAGGAAGAATATAAACTCAAAGTGCGCGGAAGAATTCACATTTGCTGCTACACAAGAAGTTCTCGCATCAGATGAAGCAGTAAAGGCAGATAAAACAGAGAATCCGGATAATGGTCCAACTGAAACTTTGAGAATGAAGCTTTGGCAGATATTGGGAACTGCTTCTTCACCCAAAAGTCAGTGCTTTAATCCTCAGGCTGCTGAGGTAGTTGCTGATAGGCTTAAGCTAGAAAAAGCTGTTGATCAAATTGGTGAGGCTGCCATCAGACCCAGACAGAATTCAGATACTATAGAAACCGACTCTGAAAGTCCTAATCAACCGACAAGCAGGCCATTAACTTGGTCTTTGACAGGAAAGAAATGCAAAGTGcgaaaaactaaaactaaaattagtCCATCCTCTAGCTACAAACAGAAATATCAAAAGAAGAATATCTTCTCGTTCGAAGAAGGATGGTCTGCAAAATTGGATGGTGCTACTCACTTTGGCTCCTCAATGTCGACAAGAAAGAGAAGTCACTTAAAAGGTTCCAGCATTAAGCCACGTAAGATCAGCTTTTCGAGAAAGGATAACGCAGATGAGCCTCAGCAAGCTAGCTATAGCACTGAGTTACCGTGTGCTGAGAAAACATCACTCAATAACAAAGTGGAAAATTTTCATGGTTGTATGCCTGAGGATGGGGAAGATTGTGGTAAATCAAAGAATGCAGTCCCAGCAAGTGATTTTCATGAATCACCAAAGAATGTAGTCCCAGCAGCAGTCTTTCATGAATCACCAAAGAATGCAATCCCCGCAGAAGTCTTTCATGAATCACCACAGCCAAAAAAGATGAGTCAGAAGGGAGATTTTGACAACCCTgctttaacagaaaatttggACCAGCCAGAAGACTCTGGAAAATCTTCTTCTAAGAATGTTGTTGACCCACAAAATGAGATCCAAAGTCCAACAACTGCATTTAAAACCCCTATCACAAGCCCTTTACCTTGGTCCACGCCAAGAACAGAAAAAATGGAGAAGGATATTTGCAGTCCTGCACTGGAAGAGAGAAGATATAATACGGGAAGCATTCGTAGCTTCAGGactttaagattttcaaaatcagATTGTTCTGGATCATACGCAGAAACAGAGTCACCT GATGATGCTAAGAAACTTAAAGACTCTCCACCCAGAAAAACATCCCAAGTGAAGGGAAAATATGATTCAGAAAATGGCCAGGCTGAATTTCCATCTGATGGTGCAGAAGATGACCTGGTTGGGTGTTCATCTGAAGATGAGGATCTTGGGAATTTTAGAGAAG GTCACAAAGAGAACTCTCCAGAAACTGGCACTGCTGAGAAATCAAACTTCATGCATTGTCCAACGAAAAGGCTCTGTGGCCATGGAGGCATTAGTGTTGATGAATTCAGTGCCCCACTGCCCTCTCCAAAAG GGATAGGAGAGACTGAATGGTTTCAGGACACCCCAGAACAGAATCAAGTGGATGACTTGGCtag GGCTGTTGCATTATTTGCGTTTGCTTTAGACAACTTTAGAAGGAAAATGGATTCAGAGACTAGAAAGAAGTCCTCTGAAATTTTAACTTCCATTTCTGAGGGCATATACTTGCAACTGCAGGATGTTGAATCTGAGATCCATACAGATGT AGGGAAGCTAACAAGTGTCAGTAAGTCAAAAAGAAAGCGCCTGGAAACAAGATTTGAAG ATCTAAGAGAACAACTAGAGTTGATTTGTAAGAAATTTAGGGAAGAGATTCATCATCGTCTCCAGAATTTCTCGAGTACCCTTAAAGCACTGGAAGCTTACCAAATTGAACTTAAGGGAACAGTCAAGAGGCAAA GAACATCGCACCAGAAGCTTCTCTTGCAACTGCAAGAACAGGTTGAGACCCAACTCAGTGATGCCCAAAGAAGAATCACAACCATCCATGAG TCGGCGAGGAAAAAGAGGCTCCAGTTGAAACTTTTCATCGGAGAGTGTTTGAAAGgaggtaatttttaa
- the LOC123216759 gene encoding transcription factor PHYTOCHROME INTERACTING FACTOR-LIKE 15-like translates to MMEENTEMAQRPSLTSMSEKENFELVWENGQLLTRDLPRRAQRNPSCNVHPSIKATFPQRRARFETLGSILDNSYHDKKNFYMNFTHRNSLEDDNFHESLPEVYQTPVNEFLEQNQGDCLDKFQQDSQVVPVHKYANLETECHSDYFTETPQLAPTSQPDKSSNKQYRESSPFKRLRGDLRQNLVAMNEFPVAKLLKQDSDSDGRRATTDFSLFLGSPSLLQVNSLQSELPTRVPAPLSIAEDLNKNYNRSGPCREIAPANGLKTVNGFHFQPNLMEATVGLLPPGAKPSDNSLPNNESEAVCREDASPNKVYGQTSNIEANKAKEPVASSSFCSRGASNNPTYTLKRRYDDTEGSAGHPSQNIERKPKSVTKTVPGSKSKPTNTNKAVSDGKRNRKKLTTEFHNLSERKRRDKINKKMRALRELIPNCNKVDKASMLDEAIEYLKGLQLQVQMMRMGNRVCMPPMVFPNGLQQLHQQMAHFSSMRMQMGVGCNPYAPPFFFPPIPGATMPQLLPVSILPAQFGLGLLNTAVRLPGVSLASAPTQLMASATLSNSKDSIHNNTLEEREN, encoded by the exons ATGATGGAAGAGAACACTGAAATGGCTCAGCGACCTAGTTTAACTTCCAT GTCTGAGAAGGAAAATTTTGAGCTGGTATGGGAAAATGGCCAACTTCTTACACGAGATTTACCCAGGAGAGCTCAACGGAACCCCTCATGCAACGTTCATCCTTCGATCAAGGCTACCTTTCCTCAAAGGAGGGCAAGGTTTGAGACTTTAGGTTCCATCTTAGATAACTCTTATCATGATAAGAAAaacttttatatgaattttactCACAGAAATTCTCTAGAAGATGATAACTTCCATGAATCATTACCCGAAGTGTATCAAACCCCTGTTAATGAGTTTTTGGAACAAAATCAAGGTGATTGTTTGGATAAGTTTCAACAGGACTCCCAAGTTGTTCCCGTACATAAATATGCAAATTTAGAAACGGAGTGTCACTCTGATTATTTCACTGAAACTCCTCAACTTGCCCCAACAAGCCAACCTGATAAGTCCTCCAATAAGCAATACCGAGAGTCATCTCCATTCAAAAGGCTAAGGGGGGATTTAAGACAAAATCTAGTAGCAATGAATGAATTCCCTGTCGCAAAGTTGCTGAAGCAAGATTCAGACTCTGATGGGAGAAGGGCGACGACtgacttttctcttttcttaggATCTCCAAGTCTTCTTCAAGTTAACAGTCTGCAGAGTGAACTACCCACAAGGGTTCCTGCACCTTTATCAATTGCAGaggatttgaataaaaattataacagGTCTGGTCCATGTAGGGAAATTGCTCCAGCAAATGGTTTAAAAACTGTCAACGGTTTTCATTTTCAACCCAATTTAATGGAAGCCACTGTCGGGCTGTTGCCACCAGGTGCTAAGCCTTCAGATAATTCTCTCCCAAATAACGAATCTGAAGCTGTTTGTCGTGAGGATGCTTCCCCCAATAAAGTTTATGGCCAAACCTCGAACATAGAAGCAAACAAAGCCAAGGAACCAGTGGCATCTTCTTCATTTTGCTCACGTGGAGCTTCAAATAATCCAACTTACACTCTAAAGAGGAGATACGACGATACCGAGGGATCAGCTGGTCATCCGAGTCAA AATATTGAGAGAAAACCAAAGAGTGTGACAAAAACAGTACCTGGAAGCAAAAGCAAACCAACAAATACGAACAAAGCAGTTTCTGATGGCAAAAGGAATAGGAAAAAGCTAACTACAGAGTTTCATAATTTATCCGAAAGG AAGCGAAgagataaaatcaataaaaagatGCGTGCACTACGGGAGCTGATACCCAATTGCAATAAG GTAGACAAAGCTTCGATGCTTGATGAGGCCATTGAGTATCTAAAAGGGCTTCAGCTTCAAGTGCAG ATGATGCGTATGGGAAATAGGGTGTGTATGCCTCCAATGGTGTTTCCTAATGGATTGCAACAACTACACCAACAAATGGCTCATTTCTCTTCCATGAGAATGCAGATGGGTGTTGGCTGCAACCCATACGCACCACCCTTCTTCTTTCCACCAATTCCAGGAGCTACTATGCCTCAACTGTTACCCGTCTCTATATTACCTGCACAATTTGGTTTGGGCCTTCTCAACACAGCTGTTAGGTTGCCTGGTGTCTCTCTTGCTTCTGCTCCAACCCAACTCATGGCTTCTGCTACCCTCTCTAATTCAAAGGATTCCATCCACAACAATACTTtagaagagagagagaactaA
- the LOC123216760 gene encoding protoporphyrinogen oxidase 1, chloroplastic — translation MTSLMDFSLVRPTASLFPSLSKPAQTLYIRRPLKVRCSIAEEFTISPSKPNPNINAGNSTTADCVVVGGGISGLCIAQALSTDHHDVAPNVIVTEARDRVGGNITTLERDGYLWEEGPNSFQPSDPMLKMVVDSGLKDDLVLGDPNAPRFVLWDGKLRPVPSKPLDLPVFDLMTIGGKLRAGFGAIGIRPPPPGHEESVEEFVRRNLGDEVFERLIEPFCSGVYAGDPSKLSMKAAFGKVWKLEQNGGSIIGGTFKAIQEKNRSPKQPRDPRLPKPKGQTVGSFRKGLAMLPEAISKRLGSKVKLSWKLSGIRKLDNGEYSLTYETTEGLVTVQCKSVIMTVPSYVASNLLRPLSVAAADALSQFYYPPVAAVSISYPKEAIRTECLINGELKGFGQLHPRSQGVETLGTIYSSSLFPNRAPAGRVLLLNYIGGATNAGILSKTESELVEAVDRDLRKMLINPNAKDPVVLGVRVWPQAIPQFMVGHFDHLDAAKASLRDNGFQGLFLGGNYVAGVALGRCVEGAYEVAAEVSNFLSQYAYK, via the exons ATGACCAGTCTCATGGATTTTTCTCTTGTCCGTCCAACGGCCTCTCTATTTCCTTCTTTATCTAAACCTGCACAAACACTCTACATTCGCCGACCTCTAAAGGTCCGCTGTTCAATTGCCGAAGAGTTCACCATTTCTCCATCAAAGCCCAACCCCAATATCAATGCCGGTAATTCAACCACCGCGGATTGCGTTGTTGTTGGAGGTGGAATTAGCGGTCTCTGCATTGCTCAGGCTCTCTCCACTGACCACCATGATGTCGCTCCAAATGTGATCGTTACCGAGGCTAGAGATCGTGTTGGTGGTAACATCACCACCCTTGAGAGAGATGGATATTTATGGGAAGAGGGCCCCAATAGTTTCCAGCCGTCTGATCCTATGCTCAAAATGGTG GTGGATAGTGGATTGAAGGATGATTTAGTTTTGGGGGATCCTAATGCGCCAAGATTTGTATTGTGGGATGGGAAATTGAGACCGGTACCATCAAAGCCACTGGATCTTCCTGTCTTTGACTTGATGACCATTGGTGGGAAACTAAGGGCTGGCTTTGGTGCTATTGGCATACGACCTCCTCCTCCA GGTCATGAGGAATCAGTTGAGGAGTTTGTGCGGCGTAACCTTGGTGATGAGGTATTTGAGCGTCTGATAGAGCCATTTTGTTCAG GTGTTTATGCTGGAGATCCTTCAAAATTAAGTATGAAAGCAGCATTTGGAAAAGTTTGGAAACTAGAGCAGAATGGTGGTAGTATCATTGGTGGCACTTTTAAAGCAATCCAGGAGAAAAATAGATCTCCCAAGCAACCTCGAGATcc GCGTCTGCCAAAACCAAAGGGCCAAACAGTTGGCTCTTTTAGGAAGGGACTTGCTATGTTGCCTGAGGCAATTTCTAAGAG GTTAGGTAGCAAAGTTAAATTGTCTTGGAAGCTATCTGGTATCAGAAAATTGGATAATGGAGAGTATAGTTTGACCTATGAAACAACAGAAGGATTGGTTACTGTCCAGTGCAAAAGTGTTATCATGACAGTTCCATCTTATGTTGCTAGTAATCTGCTGCGTCCCCTTTCT GTAGCTGCTGCAGATGCACTGTCACAATTTTATTACCCACCAGTTGCAGCAGTGTCCATTTCTTATCCAAAAGAAGCAATTCGAACAGAGTGCTTGATAAATGGTGAACTTAAGGGATTTGGCCAATTGCATCCACGAAGCCAAGGGGTGGAAACTTTGG GAACTATATACAGCTCATCACTTTTTCCCAATCGAGCACCTGCTGGAAGGGTTTTACTCTTGAACTACATTGGAGGGGCTACAAATGCCGGAATCTTATCTAAG ACGGAGAGTGAACTTGTAGAAGCAGTTGACCGTGATTTGAGAAAGATGCTTATAAATCCTAATGCAAAGGATCCAGTTGTATTAGGTGTGAGAGTGTGGCCACAAGCCATTCCCCAGTTCATGGTTGGTCATTTTGATCACTTAGATGCTGCAAAAGCTTCTCTTAGGGATAATGGGTTTCAAGGGCTGTTTTTGGGGGGAAACTATGTAGCTGGTGTAGCCTTGGGTCGATGTGTGGAGGGTGCCTATGAAGTTGCGGCCGAGGTTTCTAACTTTCTGTCACAGTATGCATACAAATAA